One segment of Rickettsiella grylli DNA contains the following:
- a CDS encoding beta-ketoacyl-ACP synthase III — MKYSRIAGTGSYLPEKILTNAELEKKVATTNEWIVARTGIRERRIIGPDDSTASMAVAAAQHALLAASISPKNIQLIIVATSTPDKFFPSTACLVQAGLGYDGCPAFDIVAACAGFNYALSVADKFIRSGTVETALVIGSESMSTIINWEDRSTCVLFGDGAGAVVLQAAKEPGIISAHLHAAGSYKDLLSLDTGLKKGDLPQLKMQGSEVFKIAVNKLSSVLEETLASNKIDKEDIDWFIPHQANLRIIKAMANKLKMTLDQVVITLDQQGNTSAASIPLALDRAVRDGRIQRGQLLLMESFGAGLAWGSALVRY, encoded by the coding sequence ATGAAATATTCACGTATTGCAGGCACGGGAAGCTATTTACCTGAAAAAATACTCACCAATGCTGAACTTGAGAAAAAAGTGGCGACCACGAATGAATGGATAGTCGCACGGACCGGTATTCGTGAACGCCGTATTATTGGTCCCGACGATAGCACGGCGAGTATGGCGGTCGCGGCTGCTCAACACGCGTTGCTCGCGGCTTCCATATCCCCTAAAAATATACAACTTATTATTGTCGCCACCAGTACACCGGATAAATTTTTTCCAAGCACCGCCTGTTTAGTACAAGCGGGTTTGGGTTACGATGGGTGTCCTGCGTTTGATATCGTTGCAGCCTGCGCTGGATTTAACTATGCCTTAAGCGTTGCTGACAAATTTATTCGCAGCGGGACTGTTGAAACGGCCTTAGTGATAGGGAGTGAAAGCATGTCAACAATTATTAATTGGGAAGATCGTTCCACATGCGTTTTATTTGGTGATGGTGCCGGTGCCGTTGTCCTTCAAGCGGCAAAAGAACCTGGAATTATTTCCGCACATTTGCATGCGGCGGGTTCCTATAAAGATTTATTATCACTCGATACCGGATTAAAAAAGGGAGATTTACCACAGCTTAAAATGCAAGGAAGTGAGGTGTTTAAAATTGCAGTGAATAAATTAAGTTCCGTTTTAGAGGAAACGTTAGCATCGAATAAAATAGATAAAGAAGATATCGATTGGTTCATTCCTCATCAAGCTAATTTACGAATTATTAAAGCGATGGCGAATAAACTTAAAATGACGTTAGACCAAGTTGTTATCACCTTGGATCAACAGGGCAATACGTCAGCGGCATCGATTCCTTTAGCATTAGATAGAGCTGTGCGTGATGGTCGCATCCAACGTGGACAGTTATTACTGATGGAAAGTTTTGGTGCAGGTTTAGCGTGGGGTTCCGCTTTAGTACGTTACTAA
- a CDS encoding outer membrane beta-barrel protein: protein MLKIRIKLFFLFLLFFSVFADASIPGFYLLGQLGTADTHQEASHAAAQSINNKMAFTGRIAGGYQFNQNVAFEIGYFRFSDVDFSGIDGVPGQNVSLNQNAIDFMAKPMLPISCNVNFYAKLGLAYRRANGSAFVNGQSYLNYSDSWNPSFGLGFSYDITPFVPIDLAWTRIQRVGGENNLPSADFYSIGLAYYFG from the coding sequence ATGTTGAAAATTAGGATAAAATTATTTTTTCTTTTCTTACTTTTTTTTTCTGTGTTCGCCGATGCCTCTATTCCTGGATTTTATCTTTTAGGCCAACTGGGCACCGCTGACACGCATCAAGAAGCCAGCCATGCGGCTGCACAATCCATTAATAATAAAATGGCTTTTACCGGTCGCATTGCAGGAGGTTATCAATTTAATCAAAATGTCGCTTTTGAAATCGGTTATTTTCGTTTTTCTGATGTTGATTTCTCCGGTATAGATGGTGTTCCTGGCCAAAATGTTTCTTTAAATCAAAATGCTATCGATTTTATGGCAAAGCCCATGTTGCCTATTTCATGTAACGTGAATTTTTATGCTAAATTAGGTTTAGCCTATCGTAGGGCAAATGGTTCTGCTTTTGTGAATGGGCAATCCTATTTAAATTATTCGGATAGTTGGAATCCGAGCTTCGGATTGGGTTTTAGCTATGATATCACGCCTTTTGTTCCTATTGATCTAGCATGGACGCGTATTCAACGAGTCGGTGGCGAAAACAATCTACCCAGTGCTGATTTTTATTCGATAGGCTTAGCGTATTATTTTGGTTAA
- a CDS encoding outer membrane beta-barrel protein: MLKRNTTALLTGAITLFCTQNVRAEMAGFYAGLQLGYANTSINTMHLLTLNNGTSPVPLPELNQWAFAYRLSFGYQFDQYWAIEGGYRHVNPTDIFVSTPEYTVNASSQSSAFDLTVKSIVPITCKLSVNAKLGIAYLHPHAHGSVSVIAPYSGTGHTYSNTLEPTFGLGMSYTLKPNVPVEFSWNRIQKMGGDNHAPSSDFYSLGVAYYFG, encoded by the coding sequence ATGTTAAAAAGAAATACAACGGCCTTACTTACGGGCGCGATAACCCTTTTCTGTACGCAAAACGTGCGGGCTGAAATGGCCGGTTTTTATGCAGGTCTGCAATTGGGTTATGCCAATACCTCTATTAACACCATGCATTTGCTGACGCTCAACAACGGGACTTCGCCCGTACCCTTACCTGAGTTAAATCAGTGGGCTTTTGCTTACCGTCTTAGTTTTGGTTACCAATTTGATCAATATTGGGCCATAGAAGGAGGTTATCGACATGTTAACCCGACGGATATTTTCGTGAGTACTCCCGAATACACAGTAAACGCATCCAGTCAATCGAGTGCCTTTGATTTAACGGTAAAAAGTATCGTTCCTATCACGTGTAAATTAAGCGTGAATGCCAAATTGGGAATCGCTTATCTGCACCCTCACGCACACGGATCAGTATCTGTCATTGCCCCTTATAGCGGAACGGGGCACACTTATTCCAACACATTAGAACCTACTTTCGGTTTAGGGATGAGTTATACACTCAAACCCAATGTTCCTGTCGAATTTTCGTGGAATCGTATTCAAAAAATGGGGGGAGATAATCACGCACCGAGCAGTGATTTCTACTCACTCGGCGTCGCGTATTATTTTGGATAA
- a CDS encoding outer membrane beta-barrel protein, translating to MFKKVLTTTVFGVSALGAMIAHAAAPGVYVTGQVGYANNNMHLATEDRIDNNNLSESSLGGRVAIGYQFNQNFALETGYFHSMKKHVTLVGKDKAETLISDNLGLRQHAIDLVAKSIFPVNTNLNLYGKLGVAYLTTDFDKDTFNGRPISNMIAKHKLAPEAAIGVSYDITPNVSIDSSWTHIQPIGKNRPGNIDFVALGLGYNFG from the coding sequence ATGTTTAAGAAAGTTCTAACAACGACTGTATTCGGTGTTTCTGCTCTCGGTGCAATGATAGCTCATGCGGCGGCACCGGGTGTCTATGTTACCGGTCAGGTTGGGTATGCGAATAACAATATGCATCTCGCCACTGAGGATAGAATTGACAATAATAATCTCAGTGAATCCAGTCTGGGTGGGCGCGTTGCCATCGGTTATCAATTTAACCAAAATTTCGCATTAGAAACAGGTTATTTTCATTCCATGAAAAAACATGTCACTCTTGTTGGTAAAGACAAAGCAGAAACACTCATAAGCGATAACCTAGGCCTTAGACAACATGCTATTGACTTAGTCGCCAAAAGTATTTTCCCTGTGAACACTAATCTTAATCTCTATGGTAAATTAGGCGTTGCCTATTTAACCACTGATTTTGATAAAGATACGTTTAACGGTCGCCCTATTTCCAACATGATTGCTAAGCATAAATTAGCACCTGAAGCAGCTATCGGTGTGAGCTACGACATTACACCAAACGTTTCTATCGATAGTTCTTGGACGCATATTCAACCGATCGGAAAAAATAGACCCGGAAATATCGATTTTGTTGCATTAGGTCTTGGCTACAATTTCGGCTAA
- a CDS encoding outer membrane beta-barrel protein: protein MLKKIMAISLGFSALSIATAHATTPGAYIEGQLGYAHTGTRFIKPFPSGKVDSKYQGGLAGRVAIGYQFNPNLAAEMGYLQLADQEAKLKSPVNQSITINQHAFDLVGKGILPLSDKFNLYAKAGVAYLVTDLSGDTINQHSIIKPVAKQSWAPEAGIGLTYNVTPNMFIDTAFTHIQPIGKNKPSNINMATIGLGFTFG from the coding sequence ATGTTAAAGAAAATAATGGCCATCAGCCTCGGTTTTTCGGCACTCAGTATAGCAACGGCTCATGCGACAACACCCGGTGCTTATATTGAAGGTCAATTAGGCTACGCCCACACGGGAACACGCTTTATTAAACCGTTTCCATCCGGTAAGGTTGATTCGAAGTATCAAGGTGGTTTAGCGGGTCGTGTAGCGATTGGTTATCAATTTAACCCTAATTTAGCCGCTGAAATGGGTTATTTACAATTAGCGGACCAAGAAGCGAAACTAAAATCACCTGTTAATCAGTCTATCACCATTAACCAGCATGCTTTTGATCTCGTCGGTAAAGGTATTTTACCCCTTTCTGATAAGTTTAATCTTTACGCGAAAGCCGGTGTGGCTTATTTAGTCACTGATTTAAGTGGTGATACGATCAATCAACATTCTATTATTAAGCCTGTTGCTAAACAGAGTTGGGCACCTGAAGCCGGTATCGGTTTAACCTATAATGTGACACCTAACATGTTTATTGATACGGCTTTTACGCATATCCAACCGATTGGAAAAAATAAGCCCAGTAATATTAATATGGCAACGATTGGTCTTGGTTTTACTTTTGGCTAA
- a CDS encoding outer membrane beta-barrel protein yields MFKKIIRMGVFGVSALSVIAAHASGIYVTGQAGYANNHLGKHLTQLFQSRANGESPGFTMNNIGLAGRLAIGYQVNPYFATELGYLRLENQKGRAFDNPPPYLAPATETLKQNAIDVAAKGILPVTDKLNVYGKLGVAYLTSTITSHFGDVKDNQNAWFGVKKHIFAPEAAVGASYNLTPNVFVDTSLTHIQTIGYKHKPGNIDFATVGIGYTFG; encoded by the coding sequence ATGTTTAAAAAAATAATCAGAATGGGCGTGTTCGGTGTTTCCGCACTCAGTGTAATAGCTGCTCATGCGTCAGGTATTTATGTTACCGGTCAAGCGGGTTATGCGAATAATCACCTTGGAAAACATCTCACTCAACTTTTTCAATCTCGAGCGAACGGTGAGTCACCAGGCTTTACCATGAATAACATAGGTTTAGCCGGTCGTTTAGCCATTGGTTATCAAGTGAATCCTTATTTTGCGACTGAATTAGGCTATCTTCGTTTAGAAAACCAAAAAGGAAGGGCTTTTGATAATCCTCCCCCTTACCTTGCACCGGCCACAGAAACCTTAAAACAAAATGCCATTGATGTTGCTGCAAAAGGTATCTTACCGGTTACGGATAAATTGAACGTCTACGGTAAATTAGGTGTGGCTTATTTAACCAGCACAATCACTTCTCATTTTGGAGACGTCAAAGATAACCAAAATGCTTGGTTTGGTGTTAAGAAACATATCTTTGCACCCGAAGCGGCTGTTGGTGCAAGTTATAACCTAACGCCCAATGTGTTTGTTGATACCTCACTCACCCATATTCAAACGATAGGTTATAAACATAAACCTGGTAACATTGATTTTGCCACGGTCGGTATTGGCTACACATTTGGCTAA
- a CDS encoding porin family protein encodes MLKKILMTGVLTASACAVITANAATPFYVHGQIGYADTHIKSRLESNPANFANDGLAGRLSLGYQLTPQLAVEAGYLQLSNENSNERSKKGKATFSNEQYAIDVAAKGALPITNNVNVYGKLGVAYLTTKLNPNDHEISKRKFAPEVAVGMDYDITPNVTVDTSLTHIQTFGSKRPGNIDFLAVGVGYNFG; translated from the coding sequence ATGCTTAAAAAAATACTTATGACCGGTGTATTAACTGCAAGTGCATGTGCTGTAATAACAGCCAATGCAGCAACCCCTTTTTATGTGCATGGTCAAATCGGCTACGCAGATACTCACATAAAATCTCGTTTGGAATCGAATCCAGCGAATTTTGCAAACGATGGTCTTGCAGGCCGCTTATCCTTAGGTTACCAATTGACCCCTCAATTGGCTGTAGAAGCGGGCTATTTACAACTTTCTAATGAGAACTCTAATGAGCGCTCTAAAAAGGGAAAAGCAACGTTTTCAAACGAACAGTATGCGATTGATGTCGCTGCGAAAGGCGCATTACCCATCACCAACAATGTCAATGTCTACGGTAAATTAGGTGTGGCTTATTTAACCACTAAACTTAATCCAAACGATCATGAAATTTCTAAACGTAAATTTGCACCTGAAGTGGCTGTCGGTATGGACTATGACATAACACCGAATGTTACTGTTGACACATCACTCACGCATATCCAAACATTTGGAAGCAAACGTCCCGGTAACATCGACTTTCTAGCAGTTGGTGTCGGTTATAACTTTGGTTAA
- the plsX gene encoding phosphate acyltransferase PlsX, translated as MSHYTLAIDAMGGDYGPSVIVPAVLLALKEEPALHIILVGHLDSLKKHLKMAKTRLLPHQLTLHEATQVVAMDEAPALALRNKKDSSMRVAINLVKEGKAQACVSAGNTGALMATARFVLKTIPGIDRPAISAMLPTMKEKNKVRVLDLGANVDTEVEHLLQFAVMGSVLSSEIDNIKSPRVALLNIGSEEIKGNEQVKKAAELLKQAHINYTGYIEGDEIYQGLADVIVCDGFVGNVALKVTEGVAKLMGHYIRLAFNRHWFSRLSGLMALHVLKGLRKQFDPAHYNGASLVGLRGIVIKSHGSANVFAFKNAINEAILEVQKNIPERIREQVTGLLKESEQSL; from the coding sequence ATGTCTCATTATACGTTAGCTATCGATGCGATGGGGGGGGATTACGGGCCTTCTGTCATCGTGCCCGCAGTGCTTTTAGCCCTAAAGGAAGAGCCTGCACTTCATATCATTCTTGTTGGTCATCTGGATAGCCTAAAGAAGCATCTGAAAATGGCAAAAACGAGGCTATTACCGCATCAACTGACCCTTCATGAGGCGACTCAGGTCGTTGCGATGGATGAAGCGCCCGCATTAGCTTTACGGAACAAAAAAGATTCGTCCATGCGCGTTGCAATTAACTTAGTCAAAGAAGGGAAGGCTCAAGCGTGTGTGAGCGCAGGTAATACGGGTGCGCTCATGGCAACGGCCCGTTTTGTATTGAAAACAATCCCGGGTATTGATAGACCGGCTATCAGTGCGATGCTTCCTACCATGAAAGAGAAGAACAAGGTTCGCGTGTTAGATCTCGGTGCGAATGTGGATACGGAGGTAGAACATCTTCTGCAATTTGCAGTCATGGGGTCGGTATTAAGTTCTGAGATTGATAATATTAAAAGTCCACGCGTTGCCTTATTAAATATTGGTTCTGAAGAAATAAAAGGGAATGAACAGGTTAAAAAAGCAGCGGAATTATTAAAACAGGCCCATATCAACTATACCGGTTATATTGAAGGCGATGAGATATACCAAGGCTTGGCGGATGTTATTGTGTGTGATGGTTTTGTGGGTAATGTCGCATTGAAAGTCACTGAAGGTGTCGCAAAATTAATGGGTCATTATATTCGATTAGCCTTTAACCGTCATTGGTTTTCACGTCTTTCTGGTTTAATGGCGTTGCATGTTTTGAAAGGATTACGTAAACAATTCGACCCCGCTCATTATAATGGCGCAAGCTTAGTGGGTTTGCGGGGTATTGTCATTAAAAGTCATGGGAGTGCAAATGTATTTGCGTTTAAAAACGCAATTAATGAAGCCATTTTGGAGGTGCAGAAAAATATTCCAGAACGGATACGCGAACAAGTGACCGGTTTATTAAAGGAATCAGAACAATCTTTATGA
- the rpmF gene encoding 50S ribosomal protein L32, producing MAVQKSRKSRSKRNMRRSHDALAFPAVSIDPTSGERHIRHHMTKDGYYRGKKVLNVKE from the coding sequence ATGGCAGTTCAAAAGTCACGTAAATCTCGATCCAAAAGAAATATGCGCCGTTCACATGATGCATTAGCCTTTCCGGCTGTTTCGATTGATCCAACCAGTGGAGAAAGGCATATTCGCCATCATATGACGAAGGATGGTTATTATCGTGGAAAAAAGGTACTTAACGTTAAGGAATAA
- the fabG gene encoding 3-oxoacyl-ACP reductase FabG — MLLKNKVALVTGASRGIGAAIAIGLAKQGALVWGTATTESGAEKISQSFQEHGLHGKGWVLNINDDHAIKNLMDALQVVNLPNILVNNAGITRDNLLLRMKMDEWNAVLETNLSAIFKLTQLCLKPMLKARYGRIINISSIVGCTGNSGQANYAAAKAGLIGFTKALAQEVATRHITANVIAPGFIETDMTHQLNESHRTALLEKIPAKRLGSVEDIANACVFLASDWASYITGSTLHVNGGMYMN, encoded by the coding sequence ATGTTATTAAAAAATAAAGTAGCCTTAGTAACCGGTGCAAGTCGTGGTATTGGCGCTGCCATTGCTATTGGATTAGCAAAACAAGGCGCATTGGTCTGGGGAACTGCGACAACAGAAAGTGGTGCGGAAAAAATTTCACAGTCCTTTCAAGAGCACGGGTTGCACGGAAAAGGTTGGGTATTAAATATAAACGATGACCACGCTATAAAAAATCTAATGGACGCGTTACAGGTAGTGAATTTACCCAATATCTTGGTGAACAATGCAGGAATTACACGAGATAATTTGTTATTACGTATGAAAATGGATGAATGGAATGCAGTGCTGGAAACTAATTTAAGTGCTATTTTCAAATTAACGCAATTATGTTTAAAACCGATGCTAAAAGCACGTTATGGACGTATTATTAATATTTCTTCTATCGTGGGGTGTACAGGAAATTCAGGTCAAGCGAATTATGCCGCAGCCAAAGCAGGGTTGATTGGATTTACAAAAGCATTGGCACAGGAAGTTGCAACACGTCATATTACTGCCAATGTGATAGCACCCGGATTTATAGAAACGGATATGACCCATCAATTAAATGAAAGTCATCGGACTGCGTTATTGGAAAAAATTCCAGCCAAACGATTAGGCAGTGTGGAAGATATTGCAAATGCCTGCGTTTTTTTAGCTTCAGATTGGGCAAGCTATATCACAGGGAGCACATTGCATGTCAATGGTGGAATGTACATGAATTAA
- the acpP gene encoding acyl carrier protein, with translation MSTIEERVKKVVVDQLEIKEEEATMEASFVDDLGADSLDTVELVMALEEEFDTEIPDEEAEKIRTIQQAVDYIKQYQKQHQEAEDDKKEKQE, from the coding sequence GTGAGTACAATTGAAGAACGTGTCAAGAAAGTAGTGGTTGATCAACTTGAAATAAAAGAAGAAGAAGCCACTATGGAAGCTTCTTTTGTGGATGATTTGGGTGCTGATTCTTTAGATACTGTAGAGTTAGTGATGGCCCTCGAAGAAGAGTTTGATACTGAAATTCCAGATGAAGAAGCTGAAAAAATTCGAACTATTCAGCAAGCCGTTGATTACATCAAGCAATACCAAAAACAACATCAGGAAGCAGAGGATGATAAAAAAGAAAAGCAAGAATAG
- the coaD gene encoding pantetheine-phosphate adenylyltransferase, with translation MKTKVIYPGTFDPITNGHLDLVQRAARLFETVIVAVAKNPPKTPLFSLKERMCLAKEALIDLNNVHVEGFDGLLTHYAKEQHARIILRGLRAVSDFEYEFQLASMNRNMLPDLETLFLTPAEQHSFISAHLVREIASLGGDITSFVPRVVAETLQTKFKPFHTPNKR, from the coding sequence ATGAAAACCAAAGTTATTTATCCAGGTACATTTGATCCAATAACGAATGGTCATCTTGATTTAGTTCAACGTGCAGCACGTCTTTTTGAAACGGTTATTGTTGCTGTGGCTAAAAATCCACCTAAAACACCGTTATTTTCGCTGAAAGAGCGCATGTGTTTAGCAAAAGAAGCATTAATTGACCTGAATAATGTTCACGTAGAGGGTTTTGATGGTTTATTAACCCATTATGCGAAAGAACAGCATGCGCGTATCATTTTACGTGGTCTCCGTGCCGTATCAGATTTTGAATATGAATTCCAATTGGCCAGTATGAACCGGAATATGCTGCCCGATTTGGAAACGTTGTTTTTAACGCCCGCTGAACAACATTCGTTTATTTCGGCTCACTTAGTGAGGGAAATTGCGAGTTTAGGAGGGGATATTACCTCGTTCGTACCCCGGGTTGTCGCTGAAACCTTGCAAACAAAATTTAAACCCTTTCACACACCGAATAAAAGGTAA
- the fabD gene encoding ACP S-malonyltransferase, with the protein MNKKIAFIFPGQGSQSLGMLAEFAKEYPLIQETFSQASQVLKFDLWKLCQEGPEAALNQTENTQPALLAASVALWRVWQQERGVKPMFMAGHSLGEYSALVCAGALDYLIAIRLVAERGRLMQAAVPAGTGAMAAIVGLDTEQLQALCDSVAEGQILAPANFNSIGQTVVTGDKAAVERLLEPAKRAGAKLAKRIPVSVPSHCALMKPAAEHLAETLQTIHINTPHIPVLNNVNVRIEQDPLLIKHALTQQLYSPVRWVEIIQSLEKRGIEEFIECGPGKVLTGLNKRITSIPTLPIHDPEILQEALMS; encoded by the coding sequence ATGAATAAAAAAATTGCTTTTATTTTTCCAGGACAAGGTTCACAATCGCTCGGGATGTTAGCGGAGTTTGCTAAAGAATACCCTTTAATTCAAGAAACCTTTTCTCAAGCTTCTCAAGTTCTTAAGTTTGATTTATGGAAATTATGTCAGGAAGGGCCCGAGGCAGCGCTGAATCAAACTGAAAATACACAACCGGCTTTATTGGCTGCCAGTGTTGCGTTATGGCGTGTTTGGCAGCAAGAACGTGGTGTAAAGCCAATGTTTATGGCCGGTCATAGTTTAGGCGAGTATTCAGCACTCGTGTGTGCGGGTGCATTAGATTATTTGATTGCAATACGTCTCGTGGCTGAACGTGGACGTTTGATGCAAGCCGCCGTTCCAGCCGGGACCGGCGCGATGGCCGCTATTGTGGGTTTAGATACGGAACAATTGCAAGCCCTCTGTGATTCAGTTGCAGAAGGCCAAATCCTAGCGCCGGCTAATTTTAATTCAATCGGCCAAACGGTGGTGACAGGAGATAAGGCCGCAGTAGAAAGGTTACTGGAACCCGCCAAACGGGCCGGTGCTAAATTAGCAAAGCGTATTCCAGTGAGCGTTCCTTCACATTGTGCATTAATGAAACCGGCCGCCGAGCATTTAGCGGAAACGTTGCAAACCATTCATATTAATACGCCTCATATTCCTGTCCTAAATAATGTTAATGTGCGTATTGAACAGGATCCTCTTTTAATAAAACACGCATTAACTCAACAACTATACAGTCCTGTGCGTTGGGTGGAAATAATTCAATCACTTGAAAAACGAGGAATTGAAGAATTTATTGAATGTGGTCCAGGGAAAGTCTTAACAGGGTTAAATAAACGCATCACATCAATACCGACGCTTCCGATACATGATCCAGAGATACTTCAAGAAGCCTTAATGAGTTAA
- the ubiA gene encoding 4-hydroxybenzoate octaprenyltransferase: MKDHPRYYAYFTLCRLHQPIGIFLLLWPTLWALWVAGLGVVPLRIILLFILGVILTRTLGCVINDIVDRNLDGHVRRTLHRPLVIGTVSVKEAILMVVALTALAFVVVCQFNRLTIGLASIALVFMTIYPLTKRYLGWPQLFLGLVFGGWPILIAFAAETGRIPPISGLLFLAAYSWCIAYDTIYAMMDRQDDQHVGIRSSALALGQYEVIFINTIETVFVFLLSVIGFYLKVHFIYYVMLLCVIGLFIYQHHLIKSRKPAACFKAFLNNAWIGGLIFLGFWGGLPT, translated from the coding sequence ATGAAAGACCACCCTCGCTATTACGCTTATTTTACTTTATGTCGATTACATCAACCGATTGGAATTTTTTTGTTGTTGTGGCCTACATTATGGGCGTTATGGGTTGCAGGATTAGGCGTTGTTCCTTTAAGAATCATTTTGTTATTTATACTCGGGGTCATATTAACCCGCACGTTGGGTTGTGTCATCAATGATATTGTGGATAGAAATCTCGATGGCCACGTGAGAAGGACACTGCATCGTCCTTTGGTGATAGGGACTGTGAGTGTAAAAGAAGCCATTTTAATGGTTGTTGCTTTAACCGCGCTTGCGTTTGTCGTTGTTTGTCAATTTAATCGTTTAACGATAGGTTTAGCGAGTATAGCGCTCGTTTTCATGACGATCTACCCGTTGACCAAACGTTACCTGGGATGGCCGCAATTATTTTTAGGTCTTGTATTTGGCGGTTGGCCTATCTTAATCGCTTTTGCTGCAGAAACAGGAAGAATACCCCCTATTAGTGGACTATTGTTCTTAGCCGCTTATAGTTGGTGCATCGCTTATGATACTATTTATGCGATGATGGATAGACAAGATGATCAGCACGTCGGTATCCGATCCAGTGCGCTTGCATTGGGTCAATATGAAGTTATTTTCATTAATACGATAGAGACTGTTTTTGTTTTCTTATTAAGTGTGATCGGTTTTTATTTAAAGGTCCATTTTATTTACTATGTGATGTTGTTGTGTGTGATTGGTTTATTTATTTATCAACATCATTTGATTAAAAGTCGAAAACCGGCGGCCTGTTTTAAAGCGTTTTTGAATAATGCATGGATAGGCGGCCTAATATTTCTCGGTTTTTGGGGGGGGTTACCGACTTAG
- a CDS encoding YfhL family 4Fe-4S dicluster ferredoxin, whose amino-acid sequence MALFITDDCINCDVCEPECPNEAIFQGEFIYEIKSHRCTECVGHFDAPQCVEVCPVACIIINPYQKETPEKLLLKYQELVKKGEVK is encoded by the coding sequence ATGGCTTTATTCATCACTGATGATTGTATTAATTGCGATGTTTGTGAACCTGAATGTCCTAATGAGGCGATTTTTCAAGGCGAGTTTATCTATGAAATTAAATCTCACCGATGCACAGAATGTGTGGGTCATTTTGACGCACCACAATGTGTGGAGGTTTGTCCTGTCGCATGTATTATCATCAATCCTTATCAAAAAGAAACGCCTGAAAAATTATTACTAAAGTATCAGGAACTCGTAAAAAAAGGTGAAGTGAAATAA